From the genome of Neodiprion pinetum isolate iyNeoPine1 chromosome 3, iyNeoPine1.2, whole genome shotgun sequence, one region includes:
- the LOC124214528 gene encoding uncharacterized protein — protein sequence MLLRWKGNLNIFNVFIVALVMRTEIVTGFIDYSEIRRNEHPIVLDPHLARTTRQLLEKYDSWAVYRTSYTLQQATEHFLHYGAFLRNQILDTFGALVYDHYDDFSMSQLEALYRVYRDTLKRKYNIFDIVPSVLAQSDIRPSSICRHINKNVRTCLRESSLRCATMKQHDKSHPHTILTRVFNITRYMFKTAGLKQQFPEGFSLPAILERLKSGHLSLTAGMVSGLLQSVQYDSFNDEVRAAEKNVMQLLMSEKLHSGRKQSLMPRDQLRQVLTVNELLKNIFDGRKSMYDRNENKNFDVLSQHVISEVEAISPNIEILGAVYDNNTIQMKYLFDLVLPPDVVDRDISDAKNYLLNKMQDFDVVRKYLKVEKYQQSGPDQLLMEILRQMRDINFAPDIVTALHTHARFWHQSRMINNLNDLLDLFDAYENLRNVPNFSNLVSLMDDIRGSLINSKVMAIELLCSNPRSCLQRGLKIIAQCTLVNSKTKSLIVRLFHNLNQDGSIDIDKCKRSTNQLITEVLKPSLQARSEKTGEVTSELTIQNDSNNMELSGAKNNNTADHETATEMITVENFVEKQLEVKLRATEEPTTITTTNTNSLEEDDSGKAYNRFFGHCLGMECSDYFSFDSNYLDYFSGDWLESSSSEEEQHHHEHKCIGKNCPPSWMPNKPQHCANGNCGTPSVPEHPIECIGSDCNDFIPPSVSYPECIGNRCDDKQECIGKNCPPSWMPNKPQHCANGNCGTPSIPEHPIECIGSDCNYVIPPSVSYPECIGNRCDNKQECIGKNCPPSWMPNKPQHCANGNCGTPSIPEHPIECIGSDCNYVIPPSVSYPECIGNRCDNKQECIGKNCPPSWMPNKPQHCANGNCGTPSVPEHPIECIGSDCNYVIPPSVSYPECIGNRCDNKQECIGKNCPPSWMPNKPQHCANGNCGIPSVPEHPIECIGSDCNYFPPTGPSPSECIFPNCNKPPLSNNLVCSGNKCKPSGEVNPWTLDESKLTMTVLPYNQCKFKDPQYQRRLDRLKKIRILDSFYATESVPTDAAASFYENSSDESHGQFAPPTKHRQSSHLVRSTQRKPPQNELLTRHKRPWPFTFYPFASHSGQVLKIKKPVTFNDSYADSNMGSGIKPGISAIKNHTNKRRKMNVNVNVNVNRDSENRQKRLQRHFISGSRGVVTSQTLGSEVKPLRNTDYRSSAVDVRVGEHSGLSNPSTMYSDIKKKQANNQMRTNHVPHQTRSDGKIDVVRKRRSIITAPRRTNHRSGSL from the exons ATGTTGCTACGGTGGAAAGGAAATCTCAATATATTCAACGTGTTTATCGTTGCTTTGGTTATGCGGACAGAAATCGTCACA GGTTTCATCGATTACAGTGAAATACGGCGCAATGAACACCCGATCGTATTGGACCCACATCTGGCAAGGACAACTCGTCAATTGTTGGAAAAGTACGATAGCTGGGCGGTTTATAGGACGTCGTACACACTGCAACAGGCAACAGAACACTTTCTCCACTACGGAGCCTTCCTACGTAACCAGATCCTCGATACCTTCGGGGCACTCGTCTACGACCATTACGACGATTTTAGCATGAGTCAACTCGAAGCTCTTTACAGAGTTTACCGGGACACGCTCAAGAGGaagtacaatatttttgacatAGTACCGAGCGTTCTTGCGCAGTCGGACATTCGGCCGTCAAGCATATGTCGGCACATCAACAAGAACGTTCGCACATGCTTGAGGGAAAGCTCACTGCGGTGTGCAACGATGAAACAGCACGATAAGTCACATCCGCACACGATCTTGACGCGAGTTTTCAACATAACGCGATACATGTTCAAAACTGCTGGGTTGAAGCAACAGTTCCCAGAAGGATTTTCCCTGCCAGCTATTTTGGAACGCCTAAAATCGGGGCATCTCTCATTAACGGCTGGAATGGTGTCTGGGCTCCTGCAGAGCGTTCAGTACGATAGTTTCAACGATGAAGTTCGTGCGgcggaaaaaaatgtcatgcaGCTACTGATGTCCGAAAAATTGCACAGTGGTCGTAAGCAAAGTCTTATGCCGAGAGATCAGCTGCGACAGGTTTTGACAGTGAACGAACTGCttaagaatatttttgacGGTCGGAAATCCATGTACGATAGAAATGAGAACAAGAACTTTGACGTACTGTCGCAACACGTCATCAGCGAGGTCGAGGCCATCAGTCCTAACATTGAAATTCTTGGTGCGGTTTACGATAATAACACAATCCAGATGAAGTATCTTTTCGATTTGGTTCTACCGCCAGATGTTGTTGACAGGGATATCAGTGACGCAAAAAATTACCTTTTGAACAAGATGCAGGATTTTGACGTGGTGCGAAAATATTtgaaggttgaaaaatatcagcaGAGTGGCCCTGATCAGTTGTTAATGGAAATACTGAGGCAGATGAGAGACATCAACTTTGCCCCTGATATAGTGACGGCTCTTCACACTCACGCTCGCTTCTGGCACCAGAGTCGTATGATAAACAACCTGAACGACCTGCTCGATCTTTTCGATGCCTACGAGAACCTTCGCAACGTTCCAAATTTCTCAAACCTAGTCTCGTTGATGGATGATATTCGGGGAAGTTTGATAAATTCGAAGGTCATGGCGATAGAACTGTTGTGCAGTAATCCTAGATCGTGTCTGCAGCGCGGCTTGAAGATTATCGCACAGTGCACGCTAGTGAATTCAAAGACCAAATCTCTCATTGTTAGATTGTTCCATAATTTGAATCAGGATGGGTCAATTGATATTGATAAGTGTAAGCGATCGACGAATCAGCTAATTACGGAAGTGTTGAAGCCTTCGTTACAGGCAAGATCGGAAAAGACTGGTGAAGTTACAAGCGAGCTGACAATTCAGAATGACTCCAATAATATGGAGTTGTCTGgtgcaaaaaataataataccgCAGACCATGAAACGGCAACTGAAATGATCACCGTAGAAAATTTTGTGGAAAAGCAGCTAGAGGTCAAGCTGCGGGCAACTGAGGAACCAACAACAATAACGACAACCAACACAAATTCCTTGGAAGAAGACGATTCCGGTAAAGCCTATAATAGATTTTTTGGCCACTGTTTAGGCATGGAATGCTCTGACTACTTCAGTTTTGATTCAAACTACCTCGATTATTTTAGTGGTGATTGGCTTGAAAGCTCGAGTTCCGAAGAGGAGCAGCACCACCACGAGCACAAGTGCATTGGAAAAAACTGCCCGCCATCGTGGATGCCCAATAAACCGCAACATTGTGCAAACGGCAATTGTGGAACACCATCCGTACCTGAGCATCCGATCGAATGCATCGGTTCTGACTGCAATGACTTTATTCCTCCCAGTGTCAGTTATCCCGAATGTATTGGCAATCGTTGTGATGATAAACAGGAGTGCATTGGGAAAAATTGCCCGCCATCTTGGATGCCCAATAAACCGCAACATTGTGCAAACGGCAATTGTGGAACACCATCCATACCTGAGCATCCGATCGAATGCATCGGTTCTGACTGCAATTACGTTATTCCTCCCAGTGTCAGTTATCCCGAATGTATTGGCAATCGTTGTGATAATAAACAGGAGTGCATTGGGAAAAATTGCCCGCCATCTTGGATGCCCAATAAACCGCAACATTGTGCAAACGGCAATTGTGGAACACCATCCATACCTGAGCATCCGATCGAATGCATCGGTTCTGACTGCAATTACGTTATTCCTCCCAGTGTCAGTTATCCCGAATGTATTGGCAATCGTTGTGATAATAAACAGGAGTGCATTGGGAAAAATTGCCCGCCATCTTGGATGCCCAATAAACCGCAACATTGTGCAAACGGCAATTGTGGAACACCATCCGTACCTGAGCATCCGATCGAATGCATCGGTTCTGACTGCAATTACGTTATTCCTCCCAGTGTCAGTTATCCCGAATGTATTGGCAATCGTTGTGATAATAAACAGGAGTGCATTGGGAAAAATTGCCCGCCATCTTGGATGCCCAATAAACCGCAACATTGTGCAAACGGCAATTGTGGAATACCATCCGTACCTGAGCATCCGATCGAATGCATCGGTTCTGACTGCAATTACTTTCCTCCTACTGGTCCCAGTCCTTCCGAATGTATATTTCCCAATTGTAATAAGCCTCCTCTGAGCAACAATTTAGTTTGCAGTGGCAATAAATGTAAGCCCAGTGGTGAGGTCAACCCTTGGACACTAGATGAAAGTAAACTTACCATGACAGTTCTGCCCTACAATCAGTGCAAGTTCAAAGATCCCCAATACCAGAGAAGGCTCGATCGACTGAAAAAGATTCGTATCTTAGATTCCTTTTATGCAACGGAATCGGTTCCTACCGACGCTGCTGCcagtttttacgaaaattctTCGGACGAGTCGCATGGCCAATTCGCACCACCGACAAAACATCGGCAATCATCGCATCTGGTTCGCTCAACTCAGCGAAAACCCCCACAAAATGAACTTTTGACGCGCCATAAACGTCCATGGCCTTTTACGTTCTATCCATTCGCTTCGCACTCTGGTCAGGtactgaaaatcaaaaaacccGTTACATTCAACGATTCATACGCTGACTCTAATATGGGATCGGGAATTAAGCCAGGCATCAGTGCAATAAAGAATCACACAAATAAGCGCAGAAAAATGAATGTGAATGTGAATGTGAATGTAAACCGCGATAGCGAAAATCGGCAGAAGAGATTGCAGCGGCACTTTATAAGTGGTTCCAGAGGTGTTGTTACCAGTCAAACGCTTGGTTCGGAGGTGAAACCACTAAGGAACACGGATTATCGGAGTTCAGCAGTCGATGTTCGAGTTGGGGAGCATTCAGGTCTGTCGAATCCTTCGACGATGTATTCGGATATTAAGAAGAAGCAGGCGAATAACCAGATGAGAACGAACCATGTTCCTCATCAGACCCGGTCCGATGGCAAGATCGATGTCGTCAGGAAACGTAGATCCATCATTACGGCACCACGGAGAACGAACCATCGCTCTGGAAGTCTTTGA